The following are from one region of the Halarcobacter sp. genome:
- a CDS encoding M20 family metallopeptidase gives MNYLKDLEKIININSYTQNKNGVDEVGNIMTSWLKPLGFEKTVFKRELIGDHLLFKTAKKEGTKILLLGHNDTVFPQGYFESFKEDEEWVYGPGVCDMKGGNIVALQSLRNIFEKNKKIFNIDFLLVSDEETGSDDSKEVTSSIAKDYDYCFVFEAAGANLELVTARKGVGKYIIKVEGKASHAGTSYKKGINANLEGAIKLQKYHELIDFEEGTIVNVGKMEGGIGINTVSPHCELMMEFRFDKKEEELRVVKEVERITATSYVEGTKSHADGIIQRGVMEENDKQLKLISFFEELTQQSISREKRGGVSDANIVASCGTTTLDGFGPYGDGDHTVNERALKSSFEQRISMMTKILDYYQKN, from the coding sequence ATGAACTACTTAAAAGACTTAGAAAAAATAATCAATATAAACTCATATACTCAAAATAAAAATGGTGTTGATGAAGTTGGAAATATTATGACTTCATGGTTAAAACCTTTAGGTTTTGAAAAAACTGTTTTTAAAAGAGAACTAATTGGTGATCATTTATTGTTTAAAACAGCCAAAAAAGAGGGAACAAAAATACTTCTTTTAGGACACAATGATACAGTATTTCCCCAAGGCTATTTTGAAAGCTTTAAAGAGGATGAAGAATGGGTTTATGGTCCTGGTGTTTGCGATATGAAAGGTGGCAATATAGTTGCCTTACAATCTTTAAGAAATATATTTGAAAAAAACAAAAAGATTTTTAATATAGATTTTCTATTAGTTTCAGATGAAGAAACAGGAAGTGATGATTCAAAAGAAGTTACCTCTTCAATAGCAAAAGATTATGATTATTGTTTTGTATTTGAAGCAGCTGGAGCTAATTTAGAGCTAGTAACAGCTAGAAAAGGTGTAGGAAAATATATTATAAAAGTTGAAGGAAAAGCCAGCCATGCAGGAACTTCTTATAAAAAAGGTATCAATGCTAATTTAGAGGGTGCAATTAAACTGCAAAAATATCATGAGTTAATAGATTTTGAAGAAGGCACTATTGTGAATGTTGGCAAAATGGAGGGTGGTATAGGAATAAATACTGTATCTCCACACTGTGAACTTATGATGGAGTTTAGGTTTGATAAAAAAGAGGAAGAGTTAAGAGTTGTTAAAGAAGTTGAAAGAATTACAGCTACTTCTTATGTTGAAGGTACAAAATCTCATGCAGATGGTATTATTCAAAGAGGAGTTATGGAAGAAAATGATAAGCAATTAAAATTAATAAGCTTTTTTGAGGAACTAACACAACAGAGTATATCAAGAGAGAAAAGAGGTGGAGTAAGTGATGCAAATATTGTTGCAAGTTGTGGAACAACAACTTTAGACGGATTTGGTCCATATGGGGATGGGGATCATACTGTAAATGAAAGAGCATTAAAAAGTTCTTTTGAGCAACGTATTTCTATGATGACAAAGATATTAGACTACTATCAAAAAAATTAA
- a CDS encoding helix-hairpin-helix domain-containing protein, with amino-acid sequence MKNLPKLGFLYLDYVLRFFDHSNFKGWPDKIESVTYHWKNDKDRFIKEVKKKKIDILIGNIPATAYDTFVEISKELPNVRFVPSLETQFSNKSKENVTLFCKKYGLSIPKTKIFYDKEKGFNYLKNKAKYPQIIKRSYGPSNYGGYFVHKADNYKEAKKLLEKEKYNPIYTQDAIDLKYSGDIRVMLVGHKPVCAFWRFSGEGEWITNTSQGGSMSYDNIPMNALELAVEASKAAKAEYWACDIAIDAKTDKAYILECATAFAAFPYIRDWICQYLMWDFSNGRFPLPHIPLFSWEELGKIDSSLLRTMRHIGFSKYKPSCDGTWYLNDPKDSFDMEKAELSDPSDVPDSIAPEKLPIKKDLNKTPKKNELIIEKINFNSASLTDIMTLHGMEENLALEIHEYTKENVITDSSDLLELESIDEQMIKIWNENLDDMRVDVNDADESVLKKIKGIGAKLAKIILDYREKVKGFKSIDQLKEIEGIGKNKLAQLKSRLKVGE; translated from the coding sequence ATGAAGAATTTACCAAAATTAGGTTTTTTGTATCTTGATTATGTTTTAAGATTTTTTGACCATTCTAATTTTAAAGGTTGGCCTGACAAAATTGAATCTGTAACCTATCATTGGAAAAATGATAAAGATAGATTTATAAAAGAGGTAAAAAAGAAAAAGATTGATATCTTAATTGGTAATATTCCTGCAACAGCATACGATACATTTGTTGAGATATCAAAAGAATTACCTAATGTTAGATTTGTTCCATCTTTAGAAACACAATTTTCAAATAAATCAAAAGAAAATGTTACCCTATTTTGTAAAAAATATGGTTTATCTATTCCAAAAACAAAAATCTTTTATGATAAGGAAAAAGGTTTTAATTATCTAAAAAATAAAGCTAAATATCCTCAGATAATTAAAAGATCATATGGTCCTTCAAATTATGGTGGATATTTTGTACATAAAGCTGATAATTATAAAGAAGCAAAAAAACTACTAGAAAAAGAGAAATATAATCCAATCTATACACAAGATGCGATTGATTTAAAATACTCAGGTGATATTAGAGTTATGCTAGTTGGGCATAAACCAGTTTGTGCATTTTGGAGATTTTCAGGAGAAGGTGAATGGATTACAAACACTTCACAAGGTGGTTCAATGTCATATGATAATATCCCAATGAATGCTTTAGAATTAGCTGTAGAAGCAAGTAAAGCTGCTAAGGCTGAGTATTGGGCTTGTGATATAGCAATAGATGCTAAAACTGATAAAGCATATATTTTAGAATGTGCAACTGCTTTTGCAGCATTTCCTTATATTAGAGATTGGATTTGTCAATATTTGATGTGGGATTTCTCAAATGGAAGATTTCCTCTGCCTCATATACCTCTTTTTTCTTGGGAAGAATTAGGTAAAATCGATTCATCACTATTAAGAACTATGAGACATATTGGATTTAGCAAATATAAACCATCTTGTGATGGAACTTGGTATTTAAATGATCCAAAAGATAGTTTTGATATGGAAAAAGCTGAGTTAAGTGATCCAAGTGATGTTCCTGACTCAATTGCACCTGAAAAGTTACCTATTAAAAAAGATTTAAATAAAACACCAAAAAAGAATGAGCTTATTATTGAAAAAATAAACTTTAATAGTGCATCATTAACAGATATTATGACACTTCATGGTATGGAAGAGAATCTTGCTTTAGAGATACATGAATATACAAAAGAAAATGTTATTACTGACTCAAGTGACTTATTAGAGTTAGAATCAATAGATGAACAAATGATAAAAATTTGGAATGAAAATCTTGATGATATGAGAGTTGATGTAAATGATGCTGATGAATCTGTTTTAAAGAAGATAAAAGGTATTGGTGCTAAACTTGCAAAAATTATTTTAGACTATAGAGAAAAAGTAAAAGGTTTTAAATCTATTGATCAATTAAAAGAGATAGAAGGCATTGGTAAAAATAAACTTGCCCAACTAAAATCGAGACTAAAAGTAGGAGAATAG
- a CDS encoding M14 family zinc carboxypeptidase has protein sequence MKQLYRSYEESTNIFKEYQEKYPNNIKIESIGHTWEKREINLITISGDIKNADSKPALFYTGTIHAREWIGHELAIEFTKYILDNIEHDPTLQKYLKKSTIYMVPCANPDGYEYSRTHFSFWRKNRRVNADGSYGVDLNRNFPIGYVKSTSTTSNVYGGPEPFSEPETRALRDFVEAHENITIALDYHSQGNVFFPAHDFRHEDTIDTTDMNVLCANMAEEIRKISGREYGIHQGKPPTKLISGSGREFYHSKDIISTVVEVGTRNISDYMNDMDENIREHIPALLVALREAPNYSKNNSVKRVNSFEITEIGSNHVKLKWDYEKHEDIFFEIYRAKRNKYFCKTSNLIARTQALEFTDINLETNKDYFYNIRVVNKKTFEKSPFYPQISLRTDPEYDEFSRTYYAMAKETGYVAENLNDNAKHFGVNSLFVGVDENKGVSYAVVSVSLQSLAENTIIKNASFNLYPINRVSTTIEKYGEWNVGIVNQDTMGDITNFDDVDNMEIIKYVGRPTQSHQLTQGIWRSWEFSGIECEALQNVFEKYGKVVFRVEGPKELIIGRTRQMMQWDIGYGKFGYGLPFRPRLEITYTVKPNIIELFPKAVYTVSKDSVVENEVSAGFDSEGKKIYSTFEFNLSSLPTFDYTMITKAYFELNSTNIYIKDDIRFHLEFVDENIDKDYNGITNREIIQTIGFDVSAAELKNNQTQYFPFDSYSEINLNEKLKDKSDIAFVLKPTSSQKSIKNKKVSWEIKNQNLSPKLIIEYIPKRRYPIEKVTNAKLTKENGKIKLTWDNPKNSDLKGVKVIKNAFRKPYSTHDGQKLYAGMDNYTFDDFGAKDIDKYYALFTYDEVPNYSEPVIIEYKAN, from the coding sequence TTGAAGCAATTATATCGCTCATATGAAGAATCAACTAATATTTTTAAAGAGTATCAAGAAAAATATCCTAACAATATAAAAATAGAATCTATTGGACATACTTGGGAAAAAAGAGAAATAAATCTTATCACTATCTCAGGAGATATAAAAAATGCAGATTCAAAACCTGCTTTATTTTATACAGGAACAATTCATGCTAGAGAGTGGATTGGCCATGAGTTGGCAATAGAGTTTACAAAATATATTTTAGATAACATTGAACATGATCCAACTTTACAAAAATATCTTAAAAAATCAACTATTTATATGGTTCCTTGTGCCAACCCTGATGGGTATGAGTATTCAAGAACTCATTTTTCTTTTTGGAGAAAAAATAGAAGAGTAAATGCTGATGGCTCATATGGAGTAGATTTAAACAGAAACTTTCCAATAGGATATGTAAAATCAACCTCTACCACATCAAATGTTTACGGAGGACCTGAGCCATTTAGTGAACCAGAAACAAGAGCTTTAAGAGATTTTGTCGAAGCCCATGAAAATATAACTATTGCTTTGGATTATCACTCTCAAGGTAATGTATTTTTCCCAGCTCACGATTTTAGGCATGAAGATACTATTGATACAACAGATATGAATGTTTTATGTGCAAATATGGCAGAAGAGATAAGAAAAATTTCTGGAAGAGAATATGGTATTCATCAAGGGAAACCACCTACAAAACTTATTTCAGGAAGTGGTAGAGAGTTTTACCATTCAAAAGATATTATCTCTACTGTTGTTGAAGTGGGAACTAGAAATATATCTGATTATATGAATGATATGGATGAAAATATAAGAGAACATATTCCAGCCTTATTGGTTGCATTAAGGGAAGCTCCAAATTATTCTAAAAACAATTCAGTAAAAAGGGTTAACTCTTTTGAAATTACAGAGATTGGATCAAACCATGTAAAGTTAAAATGGGATTATGAAAAGCATGAAGATATATTTTTTGAAATATATAGAGCAAAAAGAAATAAATATTTTTGTAAAACCTCAAATTTGATTGCTAGAACACAAGCCTTAGAGTTTACAGATATTAATCTAGAAACAAATAAAGACTATTTTTATAATATTAGAGTTGTAAATAAAAAAACCTTTGAAAAATCTCCATTTTATCCACAAATTAGTTTAAGAACAGATCCAGAGTATGATGAGTTTAGTAGAACTTATTATGCAATGGCAAAAGAAACAGGATATGTGGCTGAAAATTTAAATGACAATGCTAAACATTTTGGGGTAAATTCATTGTTTGTTGGAGTTGATGAAAACAAAGGTGTATCTTATGCTGTAGTTAGTGTTAGTTTACAATCCTTAGCTGAAAATACAATAATAAAAAATGCATCATTTAATCTATATCCCATAAATAGAGTTTCTACAACAATTGAAAAATATGGGGAATGGAATGTTGGTATTGTAAATCAAGATACAATGGGAGATATTACAAACTTTGATGATGTAGATAATATGGAGATTATTAAATATGTAGGAAGACCTACTCAATCTCACCAACTAACACAAGGTATATGGAGAAGCTGGGAATTTTCAGGTATTGAGTGCGAAGCTTTACAAAATGTATTTGAAAAATATGGAAAAGTTGTTTTTAGAGTAGAAGGTCCAAAAGAGTTAATAATTGGTCGAACAAGACAAATGATGCAATGGGATATTGGTTATGGTAAATTTGGTTATGGTTTACCTTTTAGACCAAGATTAGAAATCACATACACAGTTAAACCAAATATTATTGAACTTTTCCCAAAAGCTGTTTATACAGTATCAAAAGATAGTGTAGTGGAAAATGAAGTTAGTGCTGGCTTTGACAGTGAAGGTAAAAAGATCTATTCTACTTTTGAATTTAACCTTTCATCTCTTCCAACTTTTGATTATACGATGATTACAAAAGCCTATTTTGAATTAAACTCAACAAATATCTATATTAAAGATGATATTAGATTTCATTTAGAGTTTGTTGATGAGAATATTGATAAAGATTATAATGGTATTACAAATAGAGAGATTATCCAAACAATTGGATTTGATGTTAGTGCTGCTGAATTAAAAAACAATCAAACTCAATATTTTCCTTTCGATAGTTATTCAGAAATAAATTTAAATGAAAAACTAAAAGATAAATCGGATATTGCATTTGTTTTAAAACCAACCTCTTCTCAAAAATCTATAAAAAATAAAAAAGTATCATGGGAGATAAAAAATCAAAATTTATCTCCAAAATTAATTATTGAATATATTCCAAAAAGAAGATACCCAATTGAAAAAGTTACAAATGCAAAACTTACAAAAGAGAATGGAAAAATAAAACTTACTTGGGATAATCCAAAAAATTCAGACCTAAAAGGTGTAAAAGTTATAAAAAATGCCTTTAGAAAGCCCTACTCTACCCACGATGGACAAAAACTTTATGCGGGAATGGATAATTACACTTTTGATGATTTTGGAGCAAAAGATATAGATAAGTATTACGCATTATTTACCTATGATGAAGTACCAAATTACTCAGAACCTGTAATTATTGAATATAAAGCAAATTAA
- a CDS encoding ATP-grasp domain-containing protein, translating to MGRKKIGMWLYQNGGGDIIQEKMISLLDKKGIDVIPNINLRDAIAKNGHIIWNDIKLDKLDLFFSYNAGEQTQYQMYLYKALNKVIPMINTYESFELTEDKFHTSFLLRRNKIQTADYKLCHRDDTHQLKAIMKKWDKMVYKPTDGWGGVGLTKIENEETLDVLLPFLNQMDLRYFYVEKFIDYDNTDFRIDIVDGKFVGGYGRKAGGNDWRTNITSGGSVFQREIPESVIKLALNAVKVTGLDIGGVDIIYDRKKEEYIVLEVNGIPAFITPEQEKIGIDYNDKKIELIVDLIDRKINKK from the coding sequence ATGGGAAGAAAAAAGATTGGTATGTGGTTATACCAAAATGGTGGAGGAGATATAATACAAGAGAAAATGATCTCTTTATTGGATAAAAAAGGTATTGATGTTATTCCAAATATCAACTTAAGAGATGCAATAGCAAAAAATGGTCATATAATTTGGAATGATATTAAATTAGATAAGTTAGATCTTTTCTTTTCTTACAATGCAGGGGAACAAACACAATATCAAATGTATTTGTATAAAGCACTAAATAAAGTGATTCCTATGATAAATACTTATGAATCATTTGAACTTACAGAAGATAAATTTCATACATCATTTTTACTAAGAAGAAATAAAATACAAACAGCAGACTATAAATTATGTCATAGAGATGATACTCATCAATTAAAAGCAATTATGAAAAAATGGGATAAAATGGTATATAAACCAACTGATGGTTGGGGTGGTGTTGGATTAACAAAAATTGAAAATGAAGAAACACTAGATGTATTATTGCCTTTTTTAAATCAAATGGATTTACGATATTTTTATGTAGAAAAATTTATTGATTATGATAATACTGATTTTAGAATTGATATTGTAGATGGAAAGTTTGTTGGTGGCTATGGAAGAAAAGCTGGAGGAAACGATTGGAGAACCAATATTACAAGTGGTGGTAGTGTTTTTCAAAGAGAGATTCCTGAAAGTGTAATCAAATTGGCACTTAATGCTGTTAAAGTTACAGGGCTTGATATTGGTGGAGTTGATATAATTTATGATAGAAAAAAAGAGGAATATATTGTACTTGAGGTAAATGGTATTCCAGCATTTATAACACCAGAACAAGAAAAAATTGGTATAGATTATAATGATAAGAAAATTGAATTAATTGTTGATTTAATAGATAGAAAAATAAATAAAAAATAA
- a CDS encoding argininosuccinate synthase, which yields MSKKEVKKVVLAYSGGLDTSTILKWLQDEYNAEVITFTADLGQGEEVEPAREKALACGIKPENIFILDIREEFVKDYVFPMFRANAIYEGEYLLGTSIARPLIAKKQIEIANKMGADAVSHGATGKGNDQVRFELGYLGLKPDITVIAPWREWDLNSREKLLAYAKKNGIEIDKKHFDADGNPAISPYSMDANLLHISYEGLHLENPNNEPEESMWLWTNSPEEAPDEAEYITIGYKNGDPISINGEELSPATLLKKLNDYGNKHGIGRVDIVENRYVGMKARGCYETPGGTIMLKAHRAIESICLDREEAHLKDELMPRYAKLIYQGYWFSPEREMLQAAIDQTQENVEGTVRLKLYKGNVTVVGRESSKSLYSEAHSTFEEDEVYNQKDAEGFIRLNALRFIIAGQKQK from the coding sequence TCACTGCTGATTTAGGACAAGGTGAAGAGGTTGAACCTGCACGTGAAAAAGCTTTAGCTTGTGGTATTAAACCAGAAAATATTTTTATACTAGATATTAGAGAAGAATTTGTTAAAGATTATGTATTCCCAATGTTCAGAGCAAATGCAATTTATGAAGGTGAATACCTATTAGGAACTTCAATTGCTAGACCATTAATTGCAAAAAAACAAATTGAAATTGCAAATAAAATGGGTGCAGATGCTGTTTCTCACGGTGCAACAGGAAAAGGGAATGACCAAGTTAGATTTGAACTTGGATATTTAGGATTAAAACCTGATATTACTGTTATTGCTCCATGGAGAGAGTGGGATTTAAATTCAAGAGAAAAATTACTTGCGTATGCTAAGAAAAATGGTATTGAAATTGATAAAAAACACTTTGATGCAGATGGAAATCCAGCTATTAGCCCATATTCTATGGATGCGAATCTTTTACATATTTCATATGAAGGGTTACACTTAGAAAATCCAAATAATGAACCAGAAGAGTCTATGTGGCTATGGACAAATTCTCCAGAAGAAGCACCAGATGAAGCTGAATATATCACTATTGGATATAAAAATGGTGACCCTATTTCAATTAATGGTGAAGAATTATCACCTGCAACACTTCTTAAAAAACTTAATGACTATGGGAACAAACATGGTATAGGTAGAGTTGATATTGTTGAAAACAGATATGTTGGTATGAAAGCTAGAGGTTGTTATGAAACTCCAGGTGGAACAATTATGTTAAAAGCTCACAGAGCTATTGAATCTATTTGTTTAGACAGAGAAGAAGCACACTTAAAAGATGAATTAATGCCAAGATATGCAAAACTGATTTATCAAGGATATTGGTTCTCTCCTGAAAGAGAAATGCTTCAAGCTGCAATCGATCAAACTCAAGAAAATGTAGAAGGTACAGTAAGATTAAAACTTTATAAAGGAAATGTTACTGTAGTAGGAAGAGAATCTTCTAAATCTCTTTACTCTGAAGCTCACTCAACATTTGAAGAAGATGAAGTATACAATCAAAAAGATGCAGAAGGATTTATTAGATTAAATGCTTTAAGATTTATTATTGCAGGTCAAAAACAAAAATAG